One Arthrobacter sp. FW306-07-I genomic window carries:
- the thrS gene encoding threonine--tRNA ligase, with amino-acid sequence MSDAQQITLLVDGEETKVTTGTTGAELFFERRDVVVARVNGELKDLDQELPEGAEVEGVTIDSPDGLNVLRHSTAHVMAQAVQQLRPDAKLGIGPYITDGFYFDFDVAEPFTPEDLKTLEKMMQKIINQNQKFVRRVVTEDQAREAMKNEPYKLELLGRKNDAAEAGEGVNVEVGAGDITIYDNVERKEGTTVWCDLCRGPHLPNTKFISNAFALTRSSSAYWLGNQKNQQLQRIYGTAWPTKEALKAYQERIAEAERRDHRKLGSELDLFSFPDELGSGLPVFHPKGGIIRKEMEDYSRQRHVEAGYEFVYTPHITKGHLYEVSGHLDWYKDGMFPAMHVDAELNEDGTVRKPGQDYYLKPMNCPMHNLIFRSRGRSYRELPLRLFEFGSVYRYEKSGVVHGLTRVRGMTQDDAHIYCTREQMKDELTKTLNFVLDLLKDYGLNDFYLELSTKDPEKYVGDDATWEEATRTLSEVAQESGLELVPDPGGAAFYGPKISVQAKDALGRTWQMSTIQLDFNLPERFELEFQAADGSRQRPVMIHRALFGSVERFMGVLTEHYAGAFPAWLAPVQVVGIPVAEAFNEYMFDVVDQLKAAGIRAEVDTSSDRFPKKIRTASKDKIPFVLIAGGDDAEAGAVSFRFRDGSQDNGVPVEEAVKRITDAVRNRTS; translated from the coding sequence GTGTCAGATGCCCAGCAGATCACCCTTCTCGTCGATGGCGAAGAGACCAAGGTGACTACCGGGACAACCGGTGCGGAACTCTTCTTTGAGCGCCGTGACGTTGTCGTTGCCCGCGTTAACGGCGAACTGAAGGACCTGGACCAGGAACTTCCCGAAGGCGCCGAGGTGGAGGGTGTCACCATTGATTCCCCCGACGGCCTGAACGTCCTGCGCCACTCCACGGCCCACGTCATGGCCCAGGCCGTGCAGCAGCTGCGTCCCGACGCCAAGCTCGGCATCGGCCCCTACATCACCGACGGCTTCTACTTCGACTTCGACGTTGCCGAGCCGTTCACCCCCGAGGACCTCAAAACCCTCGAAAAGATGATGCAGAAGATCATCAACCAGAACCAGAAGTTCGTCCGCCGCGTCGTCACCGAGGACCAGGCACGCGAAGCGATGAAAAACGAGCCCTACAAGCTCGAACTGCTGGGCAGGAAGAACGACGCCGCCGAGGCCGGGGAAGGCGTAAACGTCGAGGTCGGTGCCGGCGACATCACCATCTACGACAACGTAGAACGCAAGGAAGGCACCACCGTCTGGTGCGACCTCTGCCGCGGCCCGCACCTGCCCAATACCAAGTTCATCTCCAACGCCTTCGCCCTGACCCGCTCGTCGTCGGCCTACTGGCTGGGCAACCAGAAGAACCAGCAGCTGCAGCGCATCTACGGCACGGCCTGGCCCACCAAGGAAGCGCTGAAGGCCTACCAGGAACGCATCGCCGAGGCCGAACGCCGCGACCACCGCAAGCTGGGCTCCGAACTGGACCTGTTTTCCTTCCCGGACGAACTGGGCTCTGGCCTGCCCGTCTTCCATCCCAAGGGCGGCATCATCCGCAAGGAGATGGAGGACTACTCCCGCCAGCGCCACGTCGAGGCCGGCTACGAGTTCGTCTACACCCCGCACATCACCAAGGGGCACCTGTACGAGGTCTCAGGCCACCTGGACTGGTACAAGGACGGCATGTTCCCCGCCATGCACGTGGACGCCGAACTCAACGAGGACGGCACCGTCCGCAAGCCCGGCCAGGACTACTACCTGAAGCCGATGAACTGCCCCATGCACAACCTCATCTTCCGCTCCCGCGGCCGGTCCTACCGTGAACTGCCACTGCGGCTGTTCGAATTCGGGTCGGTCTACCGGTACGAGAAGTCCGGTGTGGTGCACGGCCTCACCCGCGTCCGGGGCATGACACAGGACGACGCCCACATCTACTGCACCCGCGAGCAGATGAAGGACGAACTCACCAAGACCCTCAACTTCGTCCTGGACCTGCTCAAGGACTACGGCCTGAACGACTTCTACCTGGAACTGTCCACCAAGGACCCGGAAAAGTACGTCGGCGACGACGCTACCTGGGAAGAAGCCACCAGGACCCTTTCCGAGGTGGCCCAGGAGTCCGGACTGGAGCTTGTGCCGGACCCGGGTGGAGCTGCGTTCTACGGTCCCAAGATTTCCGTGCAGGCCAAGGACGCGCTGGGCCGCACCTGGCAGATGTCCACCATCCAGTTGGACTTCAACCTGCCGGAACGCTTCGAGCTGGAGTTCCAGGCCGCCGACGGCAGCCGCCAGCGCCCCGTGATGATCCACCGCGCGCTGTTCGGCTCCGTGGAGCGCTTCATGGGTGTCCTCACCGAGCACTACGCCGGTGCGTTCCCCGCATGGCTGGCGCCGGTCCAGGTGGTGGGCATTCCGGTCGCCGAAGCGTTCAACGAGTACATGTTCGACGTCGTCGATCAACTTAAGGCAGCGGGTATCCGTGCCGAGGTGGACACGTCCTCCGACCGGTTCCCCAAGAAGATCCGCACCGCCAGCAAGGACAAGATCCCGTTCGTGCTCATCGCCGGCGGCGACGATGCGGAAGCAGGCGCGGTGTCGTTCCGCTTCCGCGACGGAAGTCAGGACAACGGCGTGCCGGTGGAGGAAGCCGTCAAACGGATCACCGACGCCGTCCGCAACCGGACCAGCTAG
- a CDS encoding DNA polymerase III subunit alpha, whose amino-acid sequence MSFTHLHVSTAFSAHYGVSWPEELAMAAAADGATALACTDRDGLYGTIKHLKACMAAGIDPIVGVDLAVFDDDGDHRTQVSGRVVVLARGNNNGAGYRALCRLVSDAHARTSGKAGGAVPAAVTRAELASRTLDPQTLKPVLTVLLGPDSDVGRSMGGRRYLRPRTLFKQWIDAMPAGTVVAEIVSQLSAPGTPFSTAHAVRMLRLAEEYHVPAILTNAVRYCAADGAPTADVLDSARTLKSLPELAGEPLLQPTGQGWLKSGEQMLALGKEIISAAGYGAADLKQLMAQTEALADLCRIDPTADMGWKQPVVPEASVIGINQDPHAELLQRCHAGIGRRFPGVSGKAEKDMLLRLDHELRIINSLGFSSYFLTVAEVSRMIQDMGVRAAARGSGASSLVNYLIDVSHVNPLQHDLIFERFLSNDRATLPDIDIDVESAERHNVYRRIFERFGSERVTLMSMQNGYRARGAVRDAGLALGMDDGEVGEIAKQLWRFSARKFREALQEKPELREFAGRVEQRDADGNQQLDLLVDLTERLDRLPRHISMHPCGVILGDATLLDRTPVQPSGLGLPMSQFDKHDMDPMGMLKLDVLGVRMQSAMAFAVREIIRIHPTKKEVVAAGRHPLGPDGTGPDYIAGDGRIDLNAVPLDDEPTYELIRSTHTLGCFQIESPGQRELIGKMAPREFNDLIIDISLFRPGPMKSDMVRPFLEHRHGFAPEVYPHPDLKPVLQETHGVTVFHEQILKTLNIMTGCGLAKADEFRRALSNEVGEAQVEEYFRRNAKARGYTPEVVEKVWGTLKSFASFGFCKAHGAAFAVPTYQSAWLKAHHPEAFLAGLWEHDPGMYPKRLLVSEARRLGIPILPLDINRSKAEYRVERIESGKDTGKLGIRLSLNGIYGLSAAELKRIVAGQPYDSLADLRARSRLSKPSIRRLAQLGAFDSLHREAGGPANRADLVHHLQQFQTANGTRKGLEVLEGQLALPLGDIELRNIKPGLPAPTLVENVRAELDLMAVDVSTHLMDSHRPLLEKLGVTTADKLLSLRNGTEVLVAGVRVATQTPPMRGGRRVVFISIDDGTGCVDSVFFHEAQESAGPLLFGTRLLLIRGTTRRTGPRGISISASMAWDLRRTDTLPFPENTTASGGDVPHPLDGISRTLAITGFNG is encoded by the coding sequence ATGAGCTTCACCCACCTTCACGTGTCCACAGCATTCAGCGCCCACTACGGCGTCTCCTGGCCGGAGGAACTGGCCATGGCAGCCGCCGCTGACGGGGCCACTGCCCTGGCCTGCACCGACAGGGACGGCCTGTACGGCACCATCAAGCACCTCAAGGCCTGCATGGCAGCCGGCATCGATCCCATCGTCGGAGTGGATTTGGCAGTCTTTGACGACGACGGCGATCACCGCACGCAGGTATCCGGCAGGGTGGTGGTGCTGGCCAGGGGCAACAACAACGGAGCCGGATACCGTGCGCTCTGCCGGCTGGTCTCCGACGCCCACGCCAGGACTTCCGGGAAAGCCGGGGGAGCAGTGCCCGCGGCAGTCACCCGCGCCGAACTCGCCTCCCGCACCCTGGACCCCCAAACCCTCAAACCCGTGCTGACCGTCCTGCTCGGCCCCGACTCCGACGTCGGAAGGTCCATGGGCGGGCGTCGCTACCTGCGCCCCCGGACCTTGTTCAAGCAATGGATCGATGCCATGCCCGCGGGAACGGTCGTAGCGGAAATCGTCTCCCAGCTCAGCGCCCCGGGTACCCCGTTCAGCACGGCCCATGCTGTCCGCATGCTCAGGCTTGCCGAGGAATACCATGTACCCGCCATCCTCACCAATGCCGTCCGCTACTGCGCCGCCGATGGAGCCCCCACTGCCGACGTCCTGGACTCAGCCAGGACCCTGAAGTCCCTGCCGGAGCTGGCAGGGGAGCCGCTCCTGCAGCCAACCGGACAGGGGTGGCTGAAATCCGGGGAGCAGATGCTGGCCCTGGGAAAGGAGATCATTTCCGCGGCCGGTTATGGCGCCGCGGACCTCAAGCAGCTGATGGCCCAGACCGAGGCGCTCGCCGACCTCTGCAGGATTGACCCCACCGCCGATATGGGGTGGAAGCAGCCGGTGGTCCCGGAAGCATCAGTCATTGGCATCAACCAGGATCCGCACGCCGAACTTCTCCAGCGCTGCCATGCAGGAATCGGGAGGCGGTTCCCCGGTGTCAGCGGCAAGGCTGAGAAGGACATGCTGCTTCGGCTGGACCATGAGCTCAGGATCATCAACAGCCTCGGTTTCTCCTCCTACTTCCTGACAGTGGCGGAGGTGTCGCGGATGATCCAGGACATGGGGGTCAGGGCGGCCGCCAGGGGGTCGGGGGCCTCCAGCCTGGTCAACTACCTGATTGACGTCAGCCATGTGAATCCCCTCCAGCACGATCTCATTTTTGAACGGTTCCTTTCCAACGACCGCGCCACCCTTCCGGACATCGACATCGACGTCGAAAGCGCAGAACGGCACAACGTCTACCGGCGGATCTTCGAACGGTTCGGGTCCGAGCGGGTCACCCTCATGAGTATGCAGAACGGGTACCGGGCACGGGGGGCAGTGCGCGACGCCGGGCTGGCGCTGGGGATGGACGACGGCGAGGTGGGGGAGATCGCCAAGCAGCTGTGGCGGTTCTCGGCGCGCAAGTTCCGTGAGGCGCTGCAGGAGAAGCCCGAGCTGCGGGAGTTTGCCGGCAGGGTTGAACAGCGCGATGCCGATGGCAACCAGCAGCTTGACCTGCTGGTGGACCTGACCGAACGCCTGGACCGGCTTCCCCGCCACATCTCAATGCACCCGTGCGGCGTGATCCTGGGCGATGCAACGCTCCTGGACCGCACCCCGGTCCAGCCAAGCGGGCTTGGCCTGCCCATGAGCCAATTCGATAAACACGACATGGACCCCATGGGCATGCTCAAACTCGATGTCCTGGGTGTCCGCATGCAAAGCGCCATGGCTTTCGCTGTCAGGGAGATCATCCGCATCCACCCCACCAAGAAGGAAGTGGTGGCAGCGGGGCGGCACCCACTGGGACCTGACGGCACCGGGCCGGATTACATTGCCGGAGATGGCCGGATCGACCTGAACGCCGTCCCCCTGGACGATGAACCAACCTACGAACTGATCAGGAGCACGCACACCCTGGGCTGCTTCCAGATTGAATCCCCCGGGCAGCGGGAACTGATCGGCAAGATGGCGCCCCGTGAATTCAACGACCTCATCATTGATATCTCCCTGTTCCGCCCAGGACCGATGAAATCGGATATGGTGCGGCCCTTCCTGGAACACCGCCACGGTTTTGCCCCTGAGGTGTATCCGCACCCGGACCTCAAACCCGTGCTGCAGGAAACCCACGGGGTCACGGTCTTCCACGAACAGATCCTGAAAACCCTCAACATCATGACCGGTTGCGGGCTTGCCAAGGCCGACGAGTTCCGCAGGGCGTTGAGCAACGAGGTCGGGGAAGCGCAGGTAGAGGAATACTTCCGGCGCAACGCCAAGGCCAGGGGATATACCCCCGAGGTAGTGGAAAAGGTATGGGGGACGTTAAAGTCCTTTGCCAGTTTCGGCTTCTGCAAAGCCCATGGCGCTGCTTTCGCCGTTCCCACCTACCAGTCCGCCTGGCTGAAGGCACACCATCCCGAAGCCTTCCTGGCGGGCCTGTGGGAGCACGATCCCGGAATGTATCCCAAACGGCTTTTGGTTTCCGAAGCCCGGCGGCTGGGCATCCCCATCCTTCCCCTGGACATCAACAGGAGCAAGGCCGAATACAGGGTGGAGCGGATCGAATCCGGCAAGGACACTGGAAAGCTGGGAATCCGGCTCAGCCTGAACGGGATCTACGGGCTGTCTGCGGCCGAATTGAAACGGATCGTAGCCGGACAGCCCTATGACTCGCTGGCCGACCTCCGGGCGCGCTCGCGGCTCAGCAAGCCCAGCATCCGGCGCCTGGCCCAGCTGGGTGCCTTCGATTCCCTGCATCGGGAAGCAGGTGGCCCGGCCAACCGCGCGGACCTGGTGCACCATCTGCAGCAGTTCCAAACCGCCAACGGAACGCGCAAAGGCCTGGAGGTGCTGGAAGGGCAGCTGGCACTTCCCCTGGGCGACATCGAACTGCGGAACATCAAGCCTGGGCTTCCCGCCCCCACCCTGGTGGAAAACGTCAGGGCAGAACTGGACCTTATGGCCGTCGATGTCAGCACCCACCTGATGGACAGCCACCGGCCGCTGCTGGAAAAGCTGGGCGTCACCACAGCGGATAAGCTCCTCAGCCTGCGCAACGGCACTGAAGTGCTGGTGGCAGGAGTGCGCGTGGCCACCCAAACGCCACCCATGCGCGGCGGCAGGAGGGTGGTGTTCATCAGCATTGACGACGGCACCGGCTGCGTGGATTCTGTCTTCTTCCACGAGGCCCAGGAAAGCGCCGGCCCGCTCCTGTTCGGCACCCGCCTGCTGCTGATCCGCGGCACCACCCGCAGGACCGGACCCCGGGGCATCAGCATCAGCGCGAGCATGGCGTGGGACCTGCGCCGGACGGACACCTTGCCCTTCCCGGAAAACACGACGGCGAGCGGCGGGGACGTGCCCCATCCCCTGGATGGCATCAGCAGGACACTGGCGATCACCGGTTTCAACGGGTGA
- the pgsA gene encoding phosphatidylinositol phosphate synthase, with the protein MLNKHARGFFTALFTPLARWLLKMGVSPDAVTILGTAGVAAGALVFYPLGQLFWGTLFITAFIFSDVLDGIMARMQEVKSRWGNFLDSTLDRIADGALFAGVSVWFFTGGNNPPIAVAALLCLVLGMVVSYARAKAESLGFTANVGIAERAERLVSVLVVTGLTGLGLPPVVLLVTLVLLALASLITVVQRVLSVHRQALAAPTSAD; encoded by the coding sequence ATGCTGAATAAGCATGCCCGCGGTTTCTTCACCGCCCTGTTTACCCCATTGGCCCGCTGGCTTCTGAAGATGGGTGTTTCCCCGGATGCGGTCACCATCCTTGGCACAGCAGGGGTTGCGGCGGGTGCCCTCGTGTTCTACCCGTTGGGCCAGCTCTTCTGGGGGACCCTCTTCATCACGGCGTTCATCTTCTCAGATGTCCTGGACGGCATCATGGCCAGAATGCAGGAGGTCAAGAGCCGCTGGGGGAACTTCCTCGATTCCACCTTGGACCGGATCGCCGACGGCGCCCTCTTCGCCGGTGTTTCCGTCTGGTTCTTCACCGGCGGCAACAACCCGCCCATCGCCGTCGCCGCCCTGCTGTGCCTTGTCCTGGGCATGGTGGTTTCCTACGCCAGGGCCAAGGCCGAGTCCCTGGGATTCACCGCCAACGTGGGAATCGCGGAGCGTGCAGAGCGCCTGGTATCCGTGCTGGTTGTCACCGGCCTGACCGGCCTTGGACTCCCGCCAGTGGTGCTCCTGGTCACGCTGGTGCTTCTGGCGCTGGCCAGCCTCATTACCGTGGTGCAGCGTGTACTCTCGGTGCACCGGCAGGCCTTGGCAGCACCAACCTCCGCTGATTAA
- a CDS encoding HIT family protein produces MQENTGAGYPGDAGVTDDFALAGVPDAFQRLWTPHRMAYIKGGQHQFKNENDCPFCVGPGRTDEEALIVHRGRTCYVVLNLFPYNPGHLLVCPYRHIPDYTDLTVDETAEFADLTQTAMRVLRKVSNPGGFNLGMNQGVVGGAGISAHLHQHIVPRWGGDGNFFPIIAQTKAITQTLDEVRQLVADAWPGESDAE; encoded by the coding sequence GTGCAGGAGAACACAGGCGCAGGTTATCCAGGCGATGCCGGCGTTACCGACGATTTTGCCCTCGCCGGTGTCCCGGACGCCTTCCAGCGCCTGTGGACTCCGCACCGCATGGCCTACATCAAGGGCGGTCAGCACCAGTTCAAGAACGAGAATGATTGCCCGTTCTGCGTGGGCCCCGGCCGCACCGACGAAGAGGCCCTCATCGTCCACCGCGGCCGCACCTGCTACGTGGTGCTCAACCTCTTCCCCTACAACCCAGGCCACCTGCTGGTCTGCCCGTACCGGCACATCCCGGACTACACGGATCTTACGGTTGACGAAACAGCAGAATTCGCCGACCTGACCCAGACAGCCATGCGGGTCCTGCGCAAGGTTTCCAATCCCGGTGGCTTCAACCTGGGCATGAACCAGGGAGTTGTGGGCGGTGCCGGGATCTCGGCGCACCTGCACCAGCACATCGTTCCGCGGTGGGGCGGGGACGGCAATTTCTTCCCCATCATCGCCCAGACCAAGGCCATCACTCAGACCCTTGACGAGGTCCGGCAGTTGGTGGCCGACGCCTGGCCCGGGGAGTCGGATGCTGAATAA
- a CDS encoding mycoredoxin, with protein MDFTPESGTITMFSTTWCGYCNRLKKQLDAQGIGYNEINIEEVEGTAELVEQLNGGNRTVPTVLFPDGTAATNPSAAEVKSRLAA; from the coding sequence GTGGACTTCACTCCCGAATCCGGCACCATCACCATGTTTTCCACCACCTGGTGCGGCTACTGCAACCGGCTGAAGAAGCAGCTCGATGCGCAGGGCATCGGCTACAACGAAATCAACATCGAAGAGGTGGAGGGTACCGCCGAGCTCGTGGAGCAGCTGAACGGCGGCAACCGGACCGTTCCCACCGTCCTCTTCCCGGACGGCACCGCAGCCACCAACCCGTCGGCTGCCGAGGTCAAGAGCCGCCTGGCCGCCTGA
- a CDS encoding lipoate--protein ligase family protein: MHHTATGLRPLTVVRQDVSLGAGRDLEFGLELLARARSGGIGPTLRLYRPAPTVAFGQRDTRLPGFDAAARACRENGFEPLVRRAGGRAAAYHQGTLVVDHIEPDADAVAGSKARFGYFGELFATALRSVGVQAAVGEIPGEYCPGEFSVHGTDPQDSSRRLKLVGTAQRVVSGGWLFSSVIVVEDSAPIRKVLTDSYAALGLDWDPATAGAANDLVPGLDVAAVEQALLETYAGHAVLESASFSSLGA, translated from the coding sequence ATGCACCATACCGCTACCGGACTCCGCCCGCTCACCGTGGTGCGGCAGGACGTGTCCCTCGGCGCGGGCCGCGACCTCGAATTTGGCCTGGAACTGTTGGCCAGGGCCAGGAGTGGCGGGATAGGGCCCACCCTGCGGCTGTACCGACCAGCTCCCACTGTGGCGTTCGGGCAGCGGGACACCCGGCTGCCGGGTTTCGACGCGGCCGCCCGCGCCTGCCGGGAGAACGGCTTTGAGCCCCTGGTCCGCAGGGCAGGCGGACGCGCTGCCGCATACCACCAGGGCACGCTGGTGGTGGACCATATCGAACCGGATGCGGATGCCGTCGCGGGCTCCAAGGCACGGTTCGGCTACTTCGGCGAACTCTTTGCGACGGCCTTGCGCAGCGTGGGGGTGCAGGCGGCTGTGGGCGAGATCCCGGGGGAGTACTGCCCCGGTGAGTTCAGCGTGCACGGCACCGACCCGCAGGACAGCTCGCGGCGGCTGAAGCTGGTGGGGACTGCCCAGCGGGTGGTCTCCGGCGGGTGGCTGTTCAGCTCCGTGATTGTGGTGGAGGACTCAGCCCCTATCCGTAAGGTCCTCACGGACAGCTACGCGGCGCTGGGCCTGGACTGGGACCCTGCCACCGCCGGTGCAGCCAATGACCTGGTCCCCGGCCTGGACGTGGCAGCCGTTGAGCAGGCCCTGCTGGAAACGTATGCGGGCCATGCCGTCCTGGAATCTGCTTCATTCAGCAGCCTGGGGGCATGA
- a CDS encoding SOS response-associated peptidase, which translates to MARAVGDLLAEFDAELEDEVSVPPSWNVAPTDAVPIVLERLKEDNAGPRQVRQLHVARWGLVPSWAKDLKIGSSMINARSESVLEKPAFRKAVKSRRCAVPADGYYEWKQGPGKSKQPYYVHPVQGNGLVFAGLYEWWKDLSVPVGQPGRWLLSTSILTADTPPPGTESTIFGKLAELHDRVPLPMDKATMEAWLDPRADDAAGLVDLVRSRVKDAAADWQVDSVGKDVGNVRNNGPELIRPAEALFQQPL; encoded by the coding sequence ATGGCCCGTGCCGTGGGGGACCTCCTGGCTGAGTTCGACGCCGAGCTGGAGGACGAGGTGAGCGTTCCGCCGTCGTGGAATGTAGCTCCCACCGACGCCGTCCCCATCGTGCTGGAGCGCCTGAAGGAGGACAACGCCGGGCCCAGGCAGGTGCGCCAGCTGCACGTGGCACGCTGGGGCCTGGTCCCGTCCTGGGCGAAGGACCTGAAAATCGGGTCCAGCATGATCAATGCCCGCAGCGAATCGGTGCTGGAGAAACCGGCATTCCGGAAAGCCGTAAAGTCACGGCGCTGCGCAGTCCCGGCGGACGGCTACTACGAATGGAAGCAGGGCCCCGGGAAGTCCAAGCAGCCGTATTACGTGCACCCGGTCCAGGGCAATGGGCTGGTTTTCGCCGGCCTCTACGAATGGTGGAAGGACCTGTCCGTGCCTGTAGGGCAGCCGGGGCGGTGGCTGCTGTCCACGTCCATCCTCACCGCTGACACGCCTCCGCCGGGGACGGAATCCACCATCTTTGGGAAGCTGGCGGAACTGCACGACAGGGTGCCCCTGCCCATGGACAAGGCCACGATGGAAGCCTGGCTGGACCCCCGGGCCGATGACGCAGCCGGGCTGGTGGACCTGGTGCGGTCACGGGTCAAGGATGCCGCCGCTGACTGGCAGGTGGATTCGGTGGGCAAGGACGTGGGCAATGTCCGGAACAACGGCCCGGAACTGATCCGCCCGGCGGAGGCACTGTTCCAGCAGCCCCTCTGA
- a CDS encoding chorismate mutase gives MATIQGNDRDARADKEQLAAVRIAVDEVDEQIVTLIARRERLIRIAGTLKGDDAEVRAPGRVERIIEHVRSAAEKKDIDPDIVESTYRAMISAFIELELRIHKENS, from the coding sequence ATGGCGACAATTCAAGGAAACGATAGGGATGCCCGGGCCGACAAGGAACAGCTCGCTGCGGTCCGGATTGCCGTTGACGAGGTGGATGAGCAGATTGTCACCCTCATCGCCCGCCGTGAACGGCTGATCAGGATCGCCGGAACCCTCAAGGGTGATGACGCCGAGGTGCGCGCCCCGGGCCGGGTGGAGCGCATTATCGAGCACGTGCGCTCAGCGGCTGAGAAAAAGGACATTGACCCTGACATTGTGGAGTCAACGTACCGGGCCATGATCTCTGCGTTCATCGAACTTGAACTGCGGATCCACAAAGAAAACAGCTGA
- a CDS encoding VOC family protein, with product MEPRVDFISLGVRNVADSRAFYIDGLGWPVHREVAGEVLFIQVNHGLMLSLWDARQMQAEAGTNPPTGVPCITLSHNVESPADVDRVLEEAAGAGAAIIAEPVTQPWGGYTGYFADPDGFRWEVAYNPTWAVDDAGTVTV from the coding sequence ATGGAGCCCAGAGTCGACTTTATCTCCCTCGGTGTCCGCAACGTTGCGGATTCACGCGCCTTCTATATTGACGGCCTTGGCTGGCCGGTCCACCGGGAGGTTGCAGGGGAGGTGCTGTTCATCCAGGTGAACCACGGCCTGATGCTCTCCCTGTGGGACGCACGCCAGATGCAGGCCGAAGCCGGCACCAATCCGCCGACCGGCGTCCCCTGCATCACCCTCAGCCACAACGTGGAAAGCCCGGCGGATGTGGACAGGGTCCTGGAGGAGGCGGCGGGGGCGGGCGCTGCCATCATCGCCGAGCCGGTCACCCAGCCCTGGGGCGGCTACACGGGCTACTTCGCCGACCCCGACGGCTTCCGCTGGGAAGTGGCCTATAACCCCACTTGGGCAGTGGACGACGCCGGCACCGTCACGGTGTGA